The window TTGTTCTGAGCTTTATGCTGTGTTCTATTAATGTCATTCCCAGTATTTTTCTGATATCCAGAGAGCCTACTCTACTTCTAAAGACCTCTTTTGCGAATTTGTTCAGGTGATACATTTCTTTGAAGGAAGGAGAGTTTATGAATATCTCCGATCCATCGTCTAATTGGGTAAAAGAGATGCGGTGGTGGATTATCATGAAGGTACAAAGATTACAGATTTTCAAGTTTAGCTCTAGGTTCCAATGCGAATTTTGAAACTCGCCTTTCGAAGCACCAAGTAGGATGTTATGAGGTTGGCTAAACCTTGAGATTTTTTCAAAAAAATCTCCTGCAGTACTCTTGTAGTTTTGGGAAACATACTTACATAGTTAATGTAGTATGGATCAGTACAGAAACTACATTCTTTTTGCATTTTGTCTCTAGCTCGCATATCTCCTAGATATGCGAAGGAAGTATTGTTTAAAAATTTCCCTTTGGCTTCCTTTTGTCCCGATAAAATTCCTATAATAATCATTCTTTCCAACAAGATTAACAAACCTACTCTTGTTAAGATAATCCTCTAGATCAATCTTTCGAAAAACTTGTCCATCAATTTTCACAAGATTTCCTTCAAACTTGTAGGCTTTACTATCTGTAACATCTAAACGGTTCAAAAACCCTACTACTCCTGCATTATAAAGCCAGTTTGACGGATAGAGCGTTATGGGGTTGTTTTGATCACTACCGTCTTTACTACTACCCATTAGTCCCTTCTTCTACTCTTCTTTCTAGGAAGTTTTTAATGTAATCCTCTGGTAAGCCATGCTTTCTAGCAGCCTCTACTATAGTATTCCTATATCTATCCGATGGATTTCCAATATTGGTCTTTTGTTGACCATCTGGCTTAATGTATGTGTAAGCTGGAATAATACTACCATCCCTTATATCTACGCATACATATATCTTCTTGTAGGTGCCTTTGTTAGGATCTTTGTTTTTGAACCCTTCTTTCTCGTCTAGTGACTTTTCACAATTCTCAGATATCTCATAAACAACACCCCATACAACATCCTCCTCATTGTCAGTTTTAATGATATCTGCTGTAGCTCCTCCCCATTTGCTAGAATAGCCATTATAAACGAATATATACCCTCTTATCTTTCCAATCCCGACAACCTCAGGAATATAGTTACATCTCTCCTTCATCTGTTCCTCGCTCATATTAGATCCATATGCAAAGTAATACTTAGTCATAAACTCTCACCCCTCTTACCTCTATTATTATATAGTCTACGATTGAAAACATTCTCCTAGCACACATCCAACATCCCAAACCCCTCGCTTCCTCTTAGTCCCTACACCTATGTCATAGATCGGCTTCCTAACCTTTTCTGGTGCAGAAATCTTGAAGCTAAACATCAGCCTCGGGTATGTTATAGTGTGTTGGTGTTCATGATTACCTGAACCTGAAGTATCCTTTTGGCACCTAATCAGTGCCAGAGCTAGTGTTTTGAAAGTATCCCCTAAGACTTTATCTGGAAGAGGAAAGACACTTTCTAATTTCCAATCACAATCACAGAATCTACAATTATTATTTGCTCTGTTTTCCCTTCTGTCTCTATCTAACTTAAGCAATGAGTTATACAATACAAATATAAAGCCTGGGTCATTTGAGGAAAGTGTAAGAGAGAAAGGTCTTGTAAGAACAATCTGATTATTCCTCTTTTCAAAGGGAAAGTACAAAGCAAAGGTAAAAGGTTTTGAGTTGTTATTAAAAGTAGTTACTATCAATCCTTCAATCGCAGTATTTATAAGATGTAGAGTACTTAACCTTGATAGCCTTAGCGTTTCAGCAGGTATTGCTCCAGACTCA is drawn from Brevinematia bacterium and contains these coding sequences:
- a CDS encoding gamma-glutamylcyclotransferase family protein; protein product: MTKYYFAYGSNMSEEQMKERCNYIPEVVGIGKIRGYIFVYNGYSSKWGGATADIIKTDNEEDVVWGVVYEISENCEKSLDEKEGFKNKDPNKGTYKKIYVCVDIRDGSIIPAYTYIKPDGQQKTNIGNPSDRYRNTIVEAARKHGLPEDYIKNFLERRVEEGTNG
- a CDS encoding type I-B CRISPR-associated protein Cas8b1/Cst1, producing MIIHHRISFTQLDDGSEIFINSPSFKEMYHLNKFAKEVFRSRVGSLDIRKILGMTLIEHSIKLRT